The DNA sequence GCTGCCATCGAGGCTAGAGAGATTGAGAGAGCTACTAAACTCATTCCCACTGCCAAACACCACATAGCTAGAGCCTGAATAGGAGCCGTTGGGATCGGCACCCCATGCCCCAATGATCAGGTCATCGAAGCCATCGCCATTGATATCTCCAGCACTGCTCACCGAAGTACCGGAACGGTCATCTGCGGCTAAGCCATCCATGCGAAAGCCATTGCTACCATTAAGGCTGGATAGATTGAGGGTGCTACTAAACCCTCCCTCACTGCCAAACACCACATAGCTAGAGCTTGAAAAAGAGCCGTTGGGATCAGCACCGAGTGCCCCAATGATCAGGTCATCGAAGCCATCGCCATTGATATCCCCAGCACTGCTCACCGAATAACCGGAATAGTCACGTGCGGCTACCCCATCAATGCGAAAGCCATTAAGACCATTAAGAGTGGAGAGATTGAGGGTGCCACTAGACACACTCCCACTGCCAAACACCACATAGCTGGAGCCTGAAGCGTTGTTGCCATTTGGGTCGGCATCTCTTGCCCCAATGATCAGGTCATCAAAGCCATCGCCATTGACATCCCCTGCACTGCTCACCGACCAACCGGAATTGTCAGATTCTGCTGCGCCATCGATGCGAAAGCCATTGCTGCCATCGAGGCTGGAAAGATTGAGGGGAATACTAAAATCACCACCACCAAATACCACATAGCTGGAGCCTGAAGAGAAGCCGTTGGGGTCGGCACTGGGTGCGCCAATGATCAGGTCATCGACGCCATCGCCATTGACATCCCCGGCACTGCTCACTGAAAAACCGAAACGGTCAA is a window from the Leptolyngbya sp. CCY15150 genome containing:
- a CDS encoding cadherin domain-containing protein, producing the protein DRFGFSVSSAGDVNGDGVDDLIIGAPSADPNGFSSGSSYVVFGGGDFSIPLNLSSLDGSNGFRIDGAAESDNSGWSVSSAGDVNGDGFDDLIIGARDADPNGNNASGSSYVVFGSGSVSSGTLNLSTLNGLNGFRIDGVAARDYSGYSVSSAGDINGDGFDDLIIGALGADPNGSFSSSSYVVFGSEGGFSSTLNLSSLNGSNGFRMDGLAADDRSGTSVSSAGDINGDGFDDLIIGAWGADPNGSYSGSSYVVFGSGNEFSSSLNLSSLDGSNGFRIDGVAAYDRSGYSVSSAGDINGDGIDDLIIGAWGADPNGSYSGSSYVVFGRVNQAPMIVTNSAVNVPENTTLVVDIEATDDSSSEGNGLTYGLSGGEDQGLFTIDVTTGELSFLSAPDFENPLDVGGDNGYAVEVTVTDAGGLSTAQLFNINVTDVNEAPTIVTNGAVNAPENTTLVVDIEA